The sequence aaaaaaaaaaaaacgagtGTTGAAATTATTGCCCGACCTTTTtctaaaaagttttaaaattttataatttttataataataataattattattattattattattattattattattattattattattattattattattattattattattattattattattattatttgtttatttattccTATAtctttaaacaattaatttgaaacaatattttttggtaaatttCCCAAGAAAAAAtgcataaaaaaaaaaaaaaaaaaaaaccaaatacagtggtttgaaataaaaaaaaaataaaaaataaaaaattagggGTTTTCTCAAATCTTacctaaaattttttttacaaataaataccttttttgattttaatttttagttttttatttttttttattatttgattaggAAATAACACCGggcaattattattttctatggcaaaaaaatttttagttttttttatgagaattttataaaaaattttatttttttttttattttttttttcttttttttatttttttttttcgtgattcaaattttttttttttttttttttttttattgttttttaaacacACAGGGTATTTCAAAATGAGGTAAATATTTATACatttaattattcaaatactattagtaaataaaaaataaaaaaattagatgaaaaaaaataaataaaatagaacaaataaatgaaaatgaaatagaataaataaaaatgaaataaaatttaaaagataacaAAATAACGATAATggaaaacaaaataaaaaaaataaatgaattgaaataaaataaaaaaataaaataaaataaataattaatatgtatattttttaaaataatataatagcAAAATCTCAAGCGACCAAGTTAGATCAATCGTCTCCCAACTTTTCAAAGAAGCACAAGAATCCAAAAGAGGTTTCTTAGAAACTGTTGAACTCCAAATCAACTTAAAGAATTATGATACCAAGAAAGATAAGCGTTTCTCTGGTCAAATCAAAATCGGTACCGTCACCAAACCAAAATTAAGCGTTTGTGTCTTTGCTGATCAACAACATTGTGATGAAGCCACTAAAATCGGTGCTGAATTCATGGATATTGAAGCCTTAAAGAAAATCGGTCCAAAGAACAAGAAAGCCATCAAGAAGCTCTCAAAGAAATACGATGCTTTCTTAGCCTCTGAATCTATCTTACGTCAAGTTCCAAAACTCTTAGGTCCAGGTCTCAACAAGGTCGGTAAATTCCCAACCCTCCTTACTCACTCTGAAGATATGGCCTCAAAGATCAATGATGTCAAATCAACCGTCAAATTCCAACTTAAGAAAGTTTTATGTTTAGCCGTCGCTGTCGGTCACATCGAATTAACTGAAAGAGAAGTTGCCACCAACAtcattcaatcaattaatttcttaGTCTCCCTCTTAAAGAAAGGATGGCAAAATATTAAGACTTTATACGTCAAAACCTCTATGGGTCCATCACACCGTGTCTACTAAGGATACTGTTGGTTTCTAATACACCAATACTGGGTTAATAGGAGTGTTTGATACTGTCATTTTTGACTTTATTGACATTTTGTTTCCCATCTATTGGAAGCTAAAAAATTAacttataataaaaaaatacccttttttaatataaaaaaaaaaaaaatagttttccaaattttttctgttcatatactttttttttttagactCATTTTgacataaataatttttaaaaaaaaaatataattatttagtgGACATAtcatctatttttttttttatttaaatatggaatttatagaaattaaaaaaaaattaaattataattattttaatttattaaacaaataattattaattggattcattaacttttttttccttCTTTCTTTTACTAATTTTCACCAAAGTTGGATTGAAttctaatttaaatttcatcAAAACTTAACTGAATATccaaattggtttttttttttttttaaccaacaacgaaaaaaaaacttttttttttttttttttttttttttttttttttttttttttttttttttttttttttttttttttttttttttcaaaactttAAATTAACGAACGAAAACcttatagtttttattttttttttttttcattttcatttttatatattttttttttaattaattaattttaaataaagataatgcAAAGAACACTTAGTAAAGTTATATTGAATAgtggtaaaaataatttacttaAATCaagtaatttattaaattcaaatttattaaaagcaACCACTACAAATATAATtggaattaaaacaattaataacaataacaatgttaatagtattattggtttcaaaagtttaaataaaagatattttacaAGTAATACACCAAAAGTTGAAGAggaagatgatgaaattgcACCAGATGAAGCAATTAAAGCAGaggaaaaaattaaagaaactgAAAGAGTAATTGGTTTATCAGAGAAATTATCATTCCAAACTGAAACTCAAAAGATTTTACATATTGTAGCAGAAAGTTTATACACAGAAAAGGAAGTTTTCATTAgagaattaatttcaaatgcaTCAGATGCAATTGAAAAGGTTAGACATACTCAATTGACAAATGCATCAATGATTGAGGATGCATCAATtccatttgaaattaaaatttcaactgatgaagataataaaacattGATCATTCAAGATTCAGGTATTGGTATGACAAAAGATGAAATGATAAAGAATCTTGGTAAGATTGGTtatagtggtagtagtgatTTCATTAAGAAACTTGGAGAGAATCCAGATAAAGCATCTATTATTGGTCAATTTGGTGTTGGTTTCTACAGTTGTTTCATGGTTGGTCatacaattaaaatctaTACTAAATCAGCTACACCAGGATCAAAAGGTTATTTATGGGAAAGTGATGGTACCGGTAGTTATTCAATCACTGAAGCAGAGGGTGTTTCACGTGGTACAAAGATTATCATTCATTTGAAACCAAGTTCCTATGAATATAGTAAGAAATCAATCGTTGaaaatatcattaaaaaGTATAGCAATTTCGTTGGATTCCCAATCGCTTTGAATGGTACCACTGTAAATACAATTAAACCATTATGGACCTTAAATAAGAATGCGATCTCTGAAGAAGAACACAAAGAATTCTATCAATTCCTTAGTAAATCATATGATACTCCATCTTATAGAGTTCACTTTTCAACCGATACACCATTATCAATTCGTTCAATCTTTTATATTCCATCTCAACATATGGAGAAATATGGTATGGGTAAAATGGAACCAGGTGTTTCATTATTCTCAAGAAAGGtattaattcaacaaaaaGCCAATGGTATCTTACCAGAATGGATGCGTTTCGTACGTGGTGTCGTTGATAGTGAAGATATCCCATTAAACGTTTCTCGTGAACATTTACAAGATAATGGTTTAATTCAAAGAATTTCCTCAGTTTTAGTTAAAAGAAtcttaaaacatttaaatgatgaagCTAAAAGTGATCCAGAGAAATTCAATGTATTTATGACTGAATTTGGTGGTTTCTTCAAAGAGGGTATTATCACCGATTTCAAATGGAAAGATGAAATCTCAAAACTCTTAAGATTCGAATCTTCAAATGGTTCTACCGCCTCTAAAACTGACGCTGTTTCATTGGAACAATACGTTTCTCGTATGAAACCagaacaaaaaaatatttatttcttatCAGTCCCAAATCGTGCCGTTGGTTTATCATCCCCATACTATGAACCATTCCAATTGAAAGATATTGAAGTCATCTTTTTATATAACGCCGTTGACGAATTCGTCTTAACAAATGTCGGTCACTTTGGTGACAAGAAAATCGTTTCTGTAGAATCAAAAGAAGCTGAAGAATTTTTAGCAACAAATCAAGACAAAAAGACTGAAACCCTCTCTCAAGA comes from Dictyostelium discoideum AX4 chromosome 2 chromosome, whole genome shotgun sequence and encodes:
- the rpl10a gene encoding S60 ribosomal protein L10a, producing the protein MSKISSDQVRSIVSQLFKEAQESKRGFLETVELQINLKNYDTKKDKRFSGQIKIGTVTKPKLSVCVFADQQHCDEATKIGAEFMDIEALKKIGPKNKKAIKKLSKKYDAFLASESILRQVPKLLGPGLNKVGKFPTLLTHSEDMASKINDVKSTVKFQLKKVLCLAVAVGHIELTEREVATNIIQSINFLVSLLKKGWQNIKTLYVKTSMGPSHRVY
- the trap1 gene encoding heat shock protein Hsp90 family protein, translating into MQRTLSKVILNSGKNNLLKSSNLLNSNLLKATTTNIIGIKTINNNNNVNSIIGFKSLNKRYFTSNTPKVEEEDDEIAPDEAIKAEEKIKETERVIGLSEKLSFQTETQKILHIVAESLYTEKEVFIRELISNASDAIEKVRHTQLTNASMIEDASIPFEIKISTDEDNKTLIIQDSGIGMTKDEMIKNLGKIGYSGSSDFIKKLGENPDKASIIGQFGVGFYSCFMVGHTIKIYTKSATPGSKGYLWESDGTGSYSITEAEGVSRGTKIIIHLKPSSYEYSKKSIVENIIKKYSNFVGFPIALNGTTVNTIKPLWTLNKNAISEEEHKEFYQFLSKSYDTPSYRVHFSTDTPLSIRSIFYIPSQHMEKYGMGKMEPGVSLFSRKVLIQQKANGILPEWMRFVRGVVDSEDIPLNVSREHLQDNGLIQRISSVLVKRILKHLNDEAKSDPEKFNVFMTEFGGFFKEGIITDFKWKDEISKLLRFESSNGSTASKTDAVSLEQYVSRMKPEQKNIYFLSVPNRAVGLSSPYYEPFQLKDIEVIFLYNAVDEFVLTNVGHFGDKKIVSVESKEAEEFLATNQDKKTETLSQDEIDKFLSWVSTVASDKVTQAKSTTRSISSPAIIIDHESANFRRMLKMVEPGKQHETPKQVVEFNMNHPIILKLVQQTESNPTIAKLVIDQVVDNAFVSAGLIEDNREMIPRINQLLDSLLTK